From a single Rickettsia endosymbiont of Cantharis rufa genomic region:
- a CDS encoding ABC transporter substrate binding protein, with product MFTSNIFQKIFSFLLPLLLTITIYADQKKVAVIVSLEHAAMTEIISGIKESLKDIDAEIIVKNTHADSNILLALVKQIKDQNIDVIIPIGTTASQTVISHITNKPIVCAAAMINSKNLPLVTGVNDEIKITDTISKLPFLQNITLIYSSSEKVIPEVEMLKLYAGKNNISLHTAMIQNLNDMSVTVKNVPKNTQSFIILKDHLVVSGINILKQEAFKRRIPIIASDEGSVVSGATIAVGVQEKQIGVEAGLMAKKILQGIAPKDIPFGDMNDLTLFINLKSFVKQDILTKENLSILPFTKKELTE from the coding sequence ATGTTTACCTCTAATATTTTTCAAAAAATTTTCTCTTTTTTATTACCTTTACTCCTAACTATTACGATTTATGCAGACCAAAAAAAAGTAGCAGTTATTGTTTCGCTTGAACATGCCGCAATGACTGAGATTATATCAGGAATTAAAGAGTCGCTAAAAGATATAGATGCAGAAATTATAGTTAAAAATACTCATGCTGATTCTAATATTTTACTTGCCCTTGTAAAGCAAATAAAAGATCAGAATATTGATGTAATAATTCCAATCGGCACGACGGCCAGCCAAACTGTTATTTCTCATATAACAAATAAACCGATTGTTTGTGCTGCAGCTATGATTAATAGTAAAAATCTACCCTTAGTTACCGGTGTTAATGATGAAATAAAAATCACGGACACAATTAGTAAATTACCTTTTTTACAGAATATCACTTTAATTTATAGCAGTAGCGAGAAAGTTATCCCTGAAGTAGAAATGTTAAAATTATATGCTGGAAAAAACAATATTTCTCTGCACACGGCAATGATACAAAATTTAAATGATATGTCGGTGACTGTAAAAAATGTTCCTAAAAATACGCAGAGTTTTATAATTTTGAAAGATCATTTAGTGGTTAGCGGGATCAATATTTTAAAGCAAGAAGCATTTAAACGCCGTATTCCGATCATCGCTTCCGATGAAGGTTCGGTAGTTAGCGGGGCGACTATTGCTGTAGGAGTGCAAGAAAAGCAAATAGGTGTAGAAGCGGGTTTAATGGCAAAAAAAATCTTGCAAGGAATAGCGCCAAAAGATATTCCGTTTGGGGATATGAACGACCTAACTTTATTTATTAACCTTAAATCATTTGTTAAGCAAGATATTCTAACTAAAGAAAATTTATCCATACTTCCTTTTACTAAAAAAGAACTTACAGAGTAG
- a CDS encoding N-acetylmuramoyl-L-alanine amidase codes for MSKSKAIENNGISNTNIPNGKYMTPRPEGVKPSCVVITYSVSKDIKSAREALDERGASVHYIIDKDGTQKEYHNDLTDQAFYAGKSSWKGEVGVNKFGIGVMLINNAESVFPKEQIKQLCKFLEDIKVRYPDLDLKHDLVGLGEVAERHVAPGKFFSWQELAKKSYGEYIETTDEQRNKVLVSQKDEGDKVVDLQKALKNYGYGVEVTAAGEFNQETTHFASMFNTRYDTGLPNEDPPVNWTEASQDVLSQLLGQVVLEQTENA; via the coding sequence ATGAGTAAAAGTAAGGCTATCGAAAATAACGGTATTAGTAATACAAATATTCCAAACGGTAAATATATGACTCCAAGACCGGAGGGGGTAAAACCTAGTTGTGTAGTTATTACTTATTCTGTAAGCAAGGATATTAAGTCTGCTCGTGAAGCATTAGATGAGCGAGGTGCAAGTGTTCATTACATAATTGATAAGGATGGGACTCAAAAAGAATATCACAATGATTTAACAGATCAAGCTTTTTACGCAGGTAAAAGTAGTTGGAAAGGAGAAGTGGGTGTTAATAAGTTCGGTATCGGGGTTATGCTTATTAATAATGCAGAAAGTGTTTTTCCAAAAGAGCAAATAAAGCAATTATGTAAATTTCTTGAGGATATAAAAGTAAGATATCCGGATTTAGATTTAAAACATGATTTAGTCGGCCTTGGTGAAGTTGCAGAAAGACATGTCGCTCCTGGTAAATTTTTTTCATGGCAAGAGTTAGCAAAAAAAAGTTATGGTGAATATATTGAGACTACTGATGAACAAAGAAATAAAGTATTAGTAAGTCAAAAAGATGAAGGTGATAAAGTTGTGGATTTACAAAAAGCATTAAAAAATTATGGTTACGGAGTAGAAGTTACAGCTGCTGGGGAATTTAATCAAGAAACTACTCATTTTGCCTCAATGTTTAATACGCGTTATGATACCGGTTTACCTAATGAAGATCCTCCTGTAAACTGGACTGAAGCAAGTCAAGATGTTCTATCACAATTACTAGGGCAAGTGGTATTAGAACAAACAGAAAATGCATAG
- a CDS encoding helix-turn-helix transcriptional regulator produces MNDSIKHPDKLASERLKERRLAVGISKKELGQALDISALQVKKYEEGLSNIPISRLYVFAKVLNTPLKYFFNSSEEEKLKTDDENTSNNKIEYLFKEIESDFLNNIAEKEVQYENEISFDYKELSRTMEREP; encoded by the coding sequence ATGAATGATTCAATAAAACATCCAGACAAACTCGCAAGTGAACGTTTAAAAGAACGGCGTCTTGCTGTAGGTATTAGCAAAAAAGAATTAGGGCAAGCCTTAGATATCAGTGCTCTCCAAGTTAAAAAATATGAAGAAGGTTTAAGTAATATACCTATAAGTAGGTTATATGTTTTTGCAAAAGTTTTAAATACACCTTTAAAATATTTCTTTAATAGTTCTGAAGAAGAAAAGTTAAAAACTGACGATGAAAATACTTCTAATAATAAAATTGAATATCTATTCAAAGAAATAGAAAGTGATTTCTTAAATAATATTGCTGAAAAAGAAGTGCAATATGAAAATGAAATCTCTTTTGATTATAAAGAATTATCAAGGACTATGGAAAGAGAACCTTGA
- the lnt gene encoding apolipoprotein N-acyltransferase — protein MYRSKIICFLFGMLSGLVFAPTFFIPALLTLSYLCYIVQKSKNWQEAAKLGYLFGFGHFLSGIYWISIGVSVYIADFWWAIPFALFGLPIVLAFFISASCMLSFFAKNNKYYQFIFCLCWVLFEWVRSWIFTGLPWNLIGHAFSFSDILIQPLSIIGIYGLSFIVIYIATSAYPLFSKQFTKLKILLASSILVLTVIVIYGAVRLSNNPTDFTDIKVRLVQPSIPQIEKWNEAEFWHNLMLHINLSENTESTDLIIWSEAALVVPFDVPQVKSELLKMLNRANATLITGGILDNKKQGDEFELYSAMYSLDKNGHKLFEYHKSHLVPFGEYMPLKKILPVKKLTHGLIDYKEGDGGLVYLEKYNLKIKPLICYESIFPDFVRTSNEIADVIINVTNDAWYGKSSGPYQHFHISRSRAVENGLPMIRVANNGISAIIDPFGRTIKKLNLDEINYTQGLIPKKLTSPTIFSQFGNFTLLLPIVFILLINYLLALILDN, from the coding sequence ATGTATAGATCTAAAATTATTTGCTTTTTATTCGGGATGTTAAGCGGTTTAGTTTTTGCTCCGACTTTCTTTATACCGGCATTACTAACGTTATCTTATTTATGCTATATAGTTCAAAAATCTAAAAATTGGCAAGAAGCTGCAAAACTTGGTTATTTATTCGGTTTTGGGCATTTTTTAAGTGGAATATATTGGATAAGCATCGGTGTTAGCGTTTATATTGCAGATTTTTGGTGGGCAATTCCTTTTGCGTTATTTGGTCTACCTATAGTTCTAGCTTTCTTTATATCGGCAAGTTGTATGCTTAGTTTTTTCGCTAAAAATAATAAATATTACCAATTTATATTCTGTTTATGTTGGGTATTATTTGAGTGGGTACGTTCATGGATTTTTACTGGCCTTCCCTGGAATTTAATCGGTCATGCTTTTTCGTTTTCGGATATTTTAATACAGCCTTTAAGTATAATAGGGATATATGGACTTAGTTTTATAGTTATATATATTGCCACGTCCGCTTATCCTTTATTTAGCAAGCAATTTACTAAGTTAAAAATATTACTAGCTAGTTCAATTCTAGTATTAACCGTAATTGTCATTTACGGAGCAGTAAGGCTAAGTAATAATCCTACAGATTTCACTGATATAAAAGTGCGATTAGTGCAGCCTTCGATCCCTCAAATCGAAAAATGGAATGAAGCGGAATTCTGGCATAATTTAATGCTACATATTAATTTATCAGAAAATACAGAGTCTACCGATTTAATTATTTGGTCTGAAGCAGCGTTAGTAGTGCCATTTGATGTACCGCAAGTTAAATCAGAATTATTAAAAATGTTAAATAGAGCAAATGCTACTTTAATAACAGGAGGAATTTTAGATAATAAAAAACAAGGCGATGAATTTGAGCTTTACTCAGCTATGTATTCTCTTGATAAAAACGGTCATAAATTATTTGAGTATCATAAGTCGCATTTAGTACCTTTTGGTGAATATATGCCTCTTAAAAAAATATTACCCGTTAAAAAATTAACTCATGGTTTAATTGATTATAAAGAAGGAGACGGAGGGCTTGTTTATCTTGAAAAATATAATCTAAAAATTAAACCTCTAATTTGTTATGAATCGATTTTTCCTGATTTCGTTCGGACTTCTAATGAAATTGCGGATGTAATAATCAATGTTACAAATGATGCGTGGTACGGTAAATCAAGTGGGCCATATCAACATTTTCATATCAGTAGAAGTAGAGCCGTAGAAAACGGTTTACCTATGATTAGAGTAGCCAATAACGGCATTTCAGCTATAATTGATCCTTTTGGCAGAACAATAAAAAAACTAAATCTAGATGAAATAAATTATACCCAAGGTTTAATTCCTAAAAAACTAACCTCTCCTACTATATTCTCGCAATTTGGTAATTTTACTCTTCTATTACCTATCGTTTTTATACTTTTAATTAATTATTTATTAGCCTTGATTCTTGATAACTAA
- the fabI gene encoding enoyl-ACP reductase FabI produces the protein MTTGLLQGKKGLITGIANNMSISWVIAQLAKKHGAELWFTYQSEVLEKRVKSLAEEIGCNFVSELDVTNPKSISNLFDDIKEKWGAFDFLLHGMAFSDRNELRGRYIDTSLGNFKNSLHISCYSLVELARHAEPLMNDNGSIVTLTYYGAEKVIPNYNVMGVSKAALEASVKYLANDMGENNIRVNAISAGPIKTLASSAIGDFSTMLKSHAATAPLKRNTTQEDVGGGAVYLFSNLSKGVTGEIHYVDCGYNIMGSNKLL, from the coding sequence ATGACTACAGGATTACTACAAGGGAAAAAAGGCTTAATTACAGGTATTGCAAATAATATGTCAATATCGTGGGTGATTGCACAGCTTGCTAAAAAACACGGGGCAGAGCTATGGTTTACTTATCAATCGGAAGTGCTAGAAAAACGAGTTAAATCACTCGCTGAGGAAATAGGTTGTAATTTTGTTAGCGAACTTGATGTTACAAATCCAAAATCAATTAGTAATTTATTTGATGATATAAAAGAAAAATGGGGGGCTTTTGACTTTTTACTTCACGGTATGGCTTTTTCTGATAGGAATGAACTAAGGGGACGCTACATAGATACTAGCCTTGGAAATTTCAAGAACAGCCTACATATATCGTGCTATTCTTTAGTAGAGCTTGCAAGACATGCTGAGCCGCTCATGAATGATAATGGGAGCATCGTAACCTTAACTTATTACGGTGCTGAAAAAGTTATACCTAATTATAATGTAATGGGGGTTTCTAAAGCTGCGCTTGAGGCTAGTGTAAAATATCTAGCAAACGATATGGGAGAAAACAACATTAGAGTAAATGCTATTTCGGCAGGACCTATCAAAACTTTAGCATCTAGTGCAATAGGTGATTTTAGTACTATGCTTAAATCTCACGCTGCAACCGCACCGTTAAAACGTAATACTACTCAAGAAGATGTGGGAGGAGGAGCAGTATATTTATTTAGTAATTTATCTAAAGGTGTTACCGGTGAAATTCATTATGTAGATTGTGGATATAATATTATGGGAAGTAATAAATTATTGTAG
- a CDS encoding DUF5410 domain-containing protein, with amino-acid sequence MATKNKKETVDTETKKLANLVIKEMGSENFDFDVLQKIQQTFSTTSKQKQREAFISFLDKKLNKEQLHKLNQTIMENANELMPDNDPNFVCRTPDNKVFQEILLLEAKHSGMKAKFNAKGELQPLDVKDITQEILDHYRILQEKFYPKRDYKDLVDSRIAQSINFLLYAPLFRESEIYAKLGLKSAEIEQKIQDPNGKYVKQLVDAKIGTSTHFNIKKKLENKANEKKDTKISSIIEKAITTLEKDKKVNIEDKRRGEIKRYLSKSLEGASDYILTFKKNDLVDVIYQGLHKRQTWWSKIVNYIGVKSYFISKENLKKIGKTINSEVKNSHTPLKIEVQEQLKQISKELNRLNSPELPSEIKKAQAKSKKLPAPPKPEHLKKRNR; translated from the coding sequence ATGGCTACAAAAAATAAAAAAGAAACAGTGGATACTGAAACAAAAAAATTAGCAAATTTAGTTATCAAAGAAATGGGTAGTGAAAATTTTGATTTTGATGTTTTGCAAAAAATACAGCAGACTTTCAGTACTACAAGTAAGCAAAAGCAAAGGGAAGCTTTTATAAGTTTTTTAGATAAGAAGCTTAATAAAGAGCAATTACATAAACTTAATCAAACAATAATGGAAAATGCAAATGAATTAATGCCGGATAATGATCCTAATTTCGTTTGTCGTACCCCTGATAATAAAGTTTTTCAAGAAATATTATTATTGGAAGCAAAACACTCAGGTATGAAAGCAAAATTTAATGCTAAGGGAGAATTACAACCTCTTGATGTAAAAGATATAACTCAGGAAATATTAGATCATTATCGTATTTTACAAGAAAAATTTTATCCCAAAAGAGATTATAAAGATTTGGTAGATAGTAGAATAGCCCAAAGTATTAATTTTTTATTATATGCTCCACTTTTCCGGGAATCAGAGATATATGCAAAATTAGGTTTAAAATCAGCTGAGATAGAGCAAAAAATACAAGACCCTAACGGTAAGTATGTAAAACAATTAGTAGATGCTAAAATAGGAACCAGTACACATTTTAATATCAAAAAAAAATTAGAAAATAAAGCAAATGAAAAAAAAGATACTAAAATATCTTCAATAATTGAAAAAGCAATAACAACCTTAGAGAAAGACAAAAAGGTAAATATTGAAGATAAGAGACGAGGAGAAATAAAAAGGTATTTATCTAAATCCTTAGAAGGAGCTTCTGATTATATATTAACATTCAAAAAAAATGATTTAGTAGATGTAATATATCAAGGATTGCATAAAAGACAAACTTGGTGGTCAAAGATTGTTAATTATATAGGTGTAAAATCATATTTTATTTCTAAAGAAAATCTTAAAAAAATAGGAAAAACAATAAATAGTGAAGTTAAAAATTCTCATACTCCTTTAAAGATAGAAGTGCAAGAACAGTTAAAGCAAATTTCAAAAGAGTTAAATAGATTAAATAGCCCGGAATTGCCGTCAGAGATTAAAAAGGCTCAGGCAAAATCTAAAAAACTGCCCGCTCCTCCAAAACCTGAACACCTCAAAAAAAGAAATCGCTGA
- the xerD gene encoding site-specific tyrosine recombinase XerD, with translation MEFISQFLEMLLAERALSKNSILSYKRDLFDFQNYLAKQKLSELNTTTENIRNWIEYLASNDLQARSINRKISTIKSYYEFLISENHTKLNPVLNVDLPKYQNKLPEILSIDQIKSLLEYCSQDAMPEGIRLNAMIHLLYASGLRVSELISLKLTDILTNKVSGGGVKKIFSVLGKGNKERIIVINDQAISSVTKYLETRDVFVNKAKPRNLIYLFPSSAIAGYMTRQNFAILLKSAALYAGLNPEYISPHILRHSFASHLLEGGADLRVIQELLGHADISTTQIYTHLQTNHLKKALLHHPLSKN, from the coding sequence ATGGAATTTATCTCGCAATTCCTAGAAATGCTCTTAGCGGAACGAGCATTATCAAAAAATTCCATACTTAGCTATAAGCGTGACTTATTCGATTTCCAAAACTATCTTGCTAAACAAAAATTATCAGAATTAAATACCACTACGGAAAATATCAGAAATTGGATTGAGTATTTAGCAAGTAATGATTTACAAGCTCGTTCTATTAATCGAAAAATCTCAACTATAAAAAGCTATTATGAATTTTTAATTAGCGAAAATCATACCAAATTAAATCCGGTTCTTAACGTAGATTTACCAAAATATCAAAATAAACTTCCTGAAATATTGTCTATAGATCAAATTAAATCGCTACTTGAATATTGCTCCCAAGACGCTATGCCGGAAGGAATCAGGCTTAATGCTATGATACATTTATTATATGCTAGCGGTCTTAGAGTCTCGGAGCTGATTAGTCTTAAGCTTACTGATATTTTGACTAATAAAGTGTCAGGAGGAGGCGTTAAAAAAATATTCTCTGTACTTGGTAAAGGTAATAAAGAAAGAATTATAGTAATAAATGATCAAGCAATTAGCAGTGTTACTAAATATCTTGAGACTAGAGATGTTTTTGTGAATAAAGCAAAACCAAGAAATCTAATTTATTTATTCCCCTCATCAGCTATTGCCGGTTATATGACTAGGCAAAATTTTGCAATCCTGTTAAAATCTGCCGCTCTCTATGCAGGGCTTAATCCTGAATATATTTCTCCGCATATATTACGCCACAGCTTTGCAAGTCATTTGCTTGAGGGTGGAGCAGACTTAAGAGTGATTCAAGAGCTACTTGGTCATGCTGATATATCTACAACCCAAATATATACCCATCTTCAAACTAATCATCTAAAAAAAGCATTATTGCATCATCCCCTCAGTAAAAATTAA
- a CDS encoding IS1 family transposase, with amino-acid sequence MLSCNTGVRPARLLDPKKHIVSKKYTQRIERGNLNLRTRCKRLTRKTICFFKSLDIHDKVIGTLIERIAF; translated from the coding sequence ATGCTAAGCTGCAATACGGGGGTGCGGCCTGCTAGGTTATTAGATCCCAAAAAACACATTGTTAGTAAAAAATATACTCAACGGATAGAACGGGGTAACTTAAATCTTAGAACAAGATGCAAAAGACTGACACGTAAAACAATTTGTTTTTTCAAGTCATTGGATATTCATGATAAAGTCATCGGAACTCTTATTGAACGTATAGCCTTTTAA
- a CDS encoding IS630 family transposase, whose translation MLRIKKALRHPKAKEEERLEFQHKIKKYKAEEKVIVFTDESCFVRSAPRTHGYSVKGQRCYGIHDWHPSKRTNVIGALIDKSLLTVSIFECNVNTAIFNAWVEQDLIPKLPHNSVVVMDNASFHKSPNLKIMIEKAGHILEYLPPYSPDLNPIEPE comes from the coding sequence ATATTACGTATAAAAAAAGCTTTAAGACATCCGAAGGCAAAAGAAGAAGAGAGGCTAGAATTTCAGCATAAGATCAAAAAGTATAAAGCGGAAGAGAAAGTGATCGTATTTACCGATGAGAGCTGTTTTGTCCGTAGTGCTCCTAGGACCCATGGGTATTCAGTAAAAGGTCAGAGATGTTATGGTATCCATGATTGGCATCCGTCAAAAAGAACTAATGTTATAGGGGCGTTAATAGATAAATCATTGCTGACTGTGTCAATTTTTGAATGCAATGTTAATACTGCTATTTTTAACGCTTGGGTAGAACAAGATTTAATACCTAAATTACCCCATAATTCAGTAGTTGTAATGGATAATGCAAGTTTTCATAAAAGTCCAAATTTAAAAATTATGATAGAAAAAGCCGGTCATATATTAGAGTACTTACCGCCTTATTCCCCTGATCTAAATCCCATTGAACCAGAATAG
- a CDS encoding IS630 transposase-related protein encodes MSFASISKRFGIGKNRVFVWTKRISPLRSRNKDSTKIPLDRLKVGVEQYSDAYQYERAERLGVSKSGIHKALNKLNITYKKSFKTSEGKRRREARISA; translated from the coding sequence ATGAGTTTTGCATCAATATCAAAACGTTTTGGAATAGGAAAGAATAGAGTATTTGTATGGACAAAAAGAATATCGCCCTTAAGAAGTAGAAATAAAGATTCAACAAAAATACCGCTTGATAGATTGAAGGTAGGCGTAGAGCAATATAGTGATGCATACCAATATGAAAGGGCTGAGCGGTTAGGAGTTAGTAAATCAGGGATACATAAAGCATTAAATAAGTTAAATATTACGTATAAAAAAAGCTTTAAGACATCCGAAGGCAAAAGAAGAAGAGAGGCTAGAATTTCAGCATAA
- a CDS encoding DUF2155 domain-containing protein: protein MKLLRIVFILSICTYFPIFAENLESVTTTEDIENDVFIPLDENHPILNPNDNINNSSEFKNYTNGKIIALNKITATSEEINFKVGEEKYFGNIKIKLHKCIKNLDPYNEDNYLLMTITEYKIDEDPNLLFQGWMTSGSISLSTFEHPIYEIFAKDCF from the coding sequence ATGAAGCTATTACGAATTGTTTTTATACTGAGTATATGTACTTATTTTCCTATATTTGCAGAAAATTTAGAGTCGGTTACTACAACCGAAGATATTGAAAATGATGTATTTATCCCTCTTGATGAAAACCATCCTATTTTAAATCCAAACGATAACATTAATAATAGTTCTGAATTTAAGAATTACACAAACGGTAAAATTATTGCTCTAAATAAAATTACTGCTACTTCTGAAGAAATTAATTTTAAAGTTGGAGAAGAAAAATATTTCGGTAATATAAAAATCAAATTACACAAATGTATAAAAAATCTTGATCCATATAATGAAGATAATTATTTGTTGATGACCATAACGGAATATAAGATCGATGAAGACCCTAATTTACTTTTTCAAGGATGGATGACTTCAGGCAGTATTTCACTTTCAACGTTTGAACACCCAATTTACGAAATATTTGCTAAAGATTGTTTTTAG
- a CDS encoding O-antigen ligase, which translates to MQYLISSLIFLIPSLGMLTGLSAATTVTIFLLMSFPRKRESTLIKNFLLNSCFRGNDIKTELLFTAWCFISCLFAIHPINSLVTFAQVFILLFLGFNVSNSTPFGNHLQLKKVLILGILTAILLFFIEYSSHGFLTKIFKASFGLYMLDRGCALLSITAWVAITILINDKKYRYALMLYILVLYLLSISDSLASFLGFGIGGVIFILARFIKSIFFKLVTISLITGSLLFPVIAKQIEPQDLSEKYLATQPSAAHRLFIWHFVANKITLKPILGYGFASSKYIEAGDSEMINYKGEKWHPLPLHPHNNILQITLELGVIGLILFLCLVYKYLRQIDNMKNNNFRVASYSCFINYYIIGMISYNMWQIWWVSSGIWVLVLMKLLVKPDIVVDN; encoded by the coding sequence ATGCAATATTTAATTTCAAGTTTAATATTTTTAATTCCAAGCCTTGGGATGCTTACAGGCTTATCAGCCGCAACTACCGTTACAATTTTTTTGCTAATGTCATTCCCGCGAAAGCGAGAATCCACTCTTATAAAAAATTTTTTACTGAATTCTTGCTTTCGCGGGAATGACATAAAAACAGAACTATTATTCACTGCTTGGTGCTTTATATCTTGTTTATTTGCAATTCATCCTATTAATAGTCTAGTTACTTTTGCTCAAGTTTTCATACTCTTATTTCTTGGATTTAACGTTAGTAATTCTACTCCTTTCGGGAATCACTTGCAACTCAAAAAAGTTTTAATATTAGGAATTCTCACGGCAATATTATTATTCTTTATCGAATATTCTTCTCATGGTTTTTTAACTAAGATATTCAAAGCTAGTTTTGGCTTATATATGCTAGATCGGGGCTGTGCTTTACTTTCAATTACTGCTTGGGTAGCAATCACCATTCTAATAAATGATAAAAAATACCGTTATGCCTTAATGCTATATATATTAGTGCTTTATTTACTGAGTATTTCCGATAGTTTAGCAAGTTTTTTAGGGTTTGGTATAGGGGGAGTAATATTTATTTTAGCAAGATTTATAAAGTCAATATTTTTCAAATTAGTTACAATAAGTTTAATTACCGGCTCGTTACTATTTCCTGTTATAGCTAAACAAATAGAACCACAAGATTTATCTGAAAAATATTTAGCTACACAACCTTCTGCAGCTCATCGTTTATTTATTTGGCATTTCGTTGCAAACAAAATCACCCTAAAACCGATTTTAGGGTACGGCTTTGCCTCTTCTAAATATATCGAAGCTGGTGATAGTGAAATGATCAATTATAAGGGGGAAAAATGGCACCCATTGCCACTACACCCTCATAATAATATATTACAGATTACTCTTGAACTCGGTGTAATAGGGCTAATATTATTTTTATGCTTAGTTTATAAATACTTAAGACAAATCGATAATATGAAGAATAACAATTTTAGGGTAGCTTCTTATTCGTGTTTTATAAATTATTATATTATAGGAATGATTTCATATAATATGTGGCAAATATGGTGGGTATCAAGCGGTATTTGGGTACTAGTTTTAATGAAGTTACTAGTTAAACCTGATATTGTCGTTGATAATTAA